The genomic segment GGGAAACATCTCTACTGCATTAACATACCATACCTGCATTTGTCCATATACCCAGTTAAGGAAGTAGGTTACATTGCCATAGACGCCTGGCTTGTTCTTCAGAGCACATCCATAGCCCCAGCTGGTGTCCCCTGCCAGCCACCACAGATTCCCCTCCTTAGCCACTAGAGGCCCTCCACTGTCACCCTGCAGCATTGCAAAAGAAACGCAAAATATCTCAGGTTACTTTAAGACAGTGGGTGCAGCGTGCCTGTGTGGGTCGGTGCGTGTGTATGACTACCTGACACGTGTCGACTCCTCCCGCCAGTTTCCCAGCACAGAACATGCTCTCAGTGACTTTTCCGCTCAACACACTTTGTCTGTTACAGGTCTCTTCGCTGTAAATAGTCACCTGTGCCTGATTGAGTCTGTCAGGGGTAGATCCTGAGGAAAAACCCACAGTTAGCTCAGCCAAAGTGTTCAAAGAGTCATTGCCATGCTCTTGCTTtaaaaggtccactgtgtacaTTTTGAGTTTAATTGTATCAGCTGTATTGATGGAACCATTTtgaaccaccatgtttttacaacagccCACAATGAACAAACTTAACATCTTCTGAGTTCTGATGATAACTGAAGGCTCCATGGGTTCTCCAAGACACTcgaaatgtgttttcatgatggtacagttcagtttgctACAGTATGGTACAGTTTGGCATGGTAAAGCCCTGAGTCgggcttgcgtttcgactgacaacagtacctttacttggtagacgGGGTGTGGGCTGTATCCGATGGCTGCATCAGTGAGTCTAGCTCCATCCGCACCGTATTTTTATACTATTCcgtgcaaaacaaacaaaaaaagtactgTACCGAACCGAGCCGTTCCACACGGTGGACACGCCATTGGAAGGGATATGTAGCTgtaacatgcaacttcaccaataaatgttggcaaatttacacactgtacctttaagattaaaaagcaggtgaagtaagaatatatatatatatatatacactgaaaAATCACTAGGGGGCGACTCGGCTGGCTGCAAAGGGAACTCAGTTTGAAGGGAAGTCTATAGGGAAAATCAGTCGACTTCTCACTTTATTTACAacaccagtaaacattttcctgaggattaatggtctcaatcactagtttcaggccTTCCATAGCAGATTATGTcaattgtgtaattttttttcccccatttggagaaaaatagacacaaaaaaGTATGGCACATACGAGAGGAGACCCCATGTAGGAGTAGTAGCTAGCAGCATTGCCTTCAGAAAAAAGGCTGGGGTTCACAAGCCAATCTGACCGAGGGCCCTTCTGTATGGAGTATGCATATTCTCCACATGTATGTCAGTTTTTTCCAGGTACTTAGATTTCCTCCCAGAGTCCAAAAACAatcagaggttaattggacattctaGATTGCCCCTAGTTGACGGTGTGACTGGTCATTGGCATTAGGATGAAcagccttttgccctatgtcagcagctgggattggctccagctgtcccgtgaccctcgtgtggaggaaaaaggggtaaaaaataaaaagaacgaATGTATATAAGTGGACACCAGCATTACCGACAGCGGGTGTAAAGTGtgaattcacagtttcaaaGCCCCATCATGGCTCCAGGGGGAAAACAGCCACCGCCTGTTTTCACACAATGAAAATTTTGACATATTCGTTTAGCTCTGAGCTCACCAGATACACGCAAGGCTCCCCATCCTGTGATCCAGGCTTGACGTTCAGCTGTGAGGCTAACTCCAGCGTTGGGGAGACACACTGGTTTCACCGTGCCTGGAAAACAGTTTTAACTATTGCCATTATCAATATAGACATTATCTCATAGGTCTCATCATCATTCCatgtaattaaaaagaaattttGTTGGAATGCACTTACTAGATAAAGTCAGAGGTGAACTGAGCCTTAGTAGAGCGATGTCATTGTCGTGAGTATCTGGGTCATAGTTTTcatgatttatgattttttgAACAGATTTTCCAGAGGTCATAGAGCGGAGGCTCACACCGCCAGCGTAGACCCTCCAATTATAAGCACTGTTGTAACTGTGATGGGTAAAAGAATGCACAAGCTTTTCTTCGTAAATATCAACTGAAAATACATAAAGGATGGCATAATGGTGCAGAGAAATGAAACTCACCGTTGGAAGCAGTGGGCAGCAGATAGGATCCAGTAAGGGCTGATGATGGAGCCTCCACAAAGGTGCTGACGATTTATCTGAAGACTGACCTGCCAAGGCCAGGCTCCACTCTTTGCCTCTGTACCACCTACGATACGAGAACTAGGGGCTGCTGAGCTCTTACCACATTCTAAAGACGGAGGAAATACTTTAGTTTTATCATGAGGTCAAGTTAAAAATGTGAAGTCCAAACATCTTGCTGGCTGTCTCTTGCAGACTGTCCATTCTACATATTCCACACATTTCAGCATTGTGTCCAAGTTGCTTACCTATACAAGTAAGTGCGACAGCTGAGGAATAGCAGCTTGCgctgaaaaagacaaatactTAGATATTTAAGACAGCAAATATTTGACATGTATGTAGGAGTTACTCATTGCACTCACTGAGGAAGTGCCTTGAGTCAACTTGGTGAGGAAATAAAGTGATACCTGTAAACGAGCTGTGGTTTAAATGGAAGGTCAGGGTCACTTCCATACTGTAGCGTCATGTAACCATTGGGAGATGAAGTACTGATTTTGCTGTAGGCCACATAATCCCGgctgagggacagagacagggacagacaagagagagacacattATACTCTAGCGAGATGGACATTTACAGCTGCATtgcatcacagggccacatgtagagacaaacaactctTCTACCGGTAAATAAAAAGGTGCCAATCAGCCTTTTTAGCATGATGACCTGTGTTTAAATAACACCCTCACCTACGGTTAATTTATCCCCACatctgcgtgtttttggactgtgggaggaaaccggagaccctggcaaaggcaagagtgctaaccactacaccatctGGTGTGGCCCATTATCTGAACTCATTTGACTAtaatttgaatgtaacagacatttattcatatttgaaAATTCTGCACCACAGTTTCAAATAGAATTTGGATGTTAGTCTGTCTTGTAATCCAGTAACAAATGAAGGTACAACTTTAGGAACAATATGTGCCTTCCTTACATAGCTGTTTTCCTTCAAGTAATCATTTTAGTATCATATAATAATACACTTAATACTTGTGATATCAACGTGGAATTGTAAGCTCTGGcttaaaatgtgtgtgcatcagttggacagaacagacagaagAAGTGGGACGGAGGATCAGCACCTCATGTAGCCTATCTGCTCGCACACAGTCTTTCCAAAGTCGTTGTTCCAGGAATCAGCACACACGGGCAGCCACATGTCGCTGTCTGTTGAGTAACTTTCCAGTATGGAATCGGTGCCTTTCAGACGCACTGTGGAGCAGACCAGAGTGTTCAGTgatttaaaaagtcaaaaaacagTAGTTGCTAATGTTGTAGGGACAGTATGAGTGAAAGATCGTACAGCAGTGAGTTTCATCCTCTCCTTGCGGACAGTCTCTGGTTCCGTCGCACCACTGTGACAGGCTCAAACACTTCCCTCCAGGTCTACACGACTTCCCTATTAAACACTGGTGGAATACTGCAAACAagcacacagaggacacacatcattttcacatttggGCAGGAGCACACAGGAATTTGAAGCAATGTTCATTTCACAGAAGAAAGTGTTGCGCTTGAACTTACAGAAGTACCACAGCAAGGTGCCGATCACTGCCAGgacaacaagcacacacagaacTGCACACACGATGTAGCTGCatggacatttcttttttcctgtttagGTCAGAAGCAAATTTTATTCACAGATAtaaccagtgttgtaatgtaataaagtacaaataattactgcacttaagtacaaaattcacatatctgtactttactttatttatatttctagcaagttttacttttactccactacatttcccctaactattatgtttgttacttgttactaccaaataaaattagaagaagaagaggtaatggtctgtatttatgtagagcttttctagtcttgatgagctgctttacactacagttttgccattcacacgcttccacatggggttaagtgtcttgctcaaggacacacaggcgagcagagccaggaattgaacccacaaccttccagttgaaagacaacctGCCCTACCACTGAACGATCATGGCTCAATGCTaacttctcacttttttttaatactttttcttctaaaacttaagtacattttatatcagaaaatgacttttgaatACTTCACAATtggcatttagctttgtattactagaataggggtagtatttttgaaaaactatgcttcccaacctcagtttcccctgagttgagaaataatatatatatgtagtatatatTGATTTAGTAGACATAGTATGTACcattaaatgctattaaatcCTACAAACTGGTCATTTAAGCTCCAAATGACATGATATTACAGTATCACTTATATTCATACCACTATTATATAAAAGTGTCAAACATTGCTGGTTGTAACAATTGAACACAGTTAGAGTTAATCATTTTGGACATATCAGAAACAAGGTTTATTGTCTTCTCTTATAATAAAGTGGAGGTACTTTAGCCCTGATTTTAGCCTTGATGAACTATTAAGCTTTTATATGACTTGACCCTTTCAGTGCTTATGAATTTACCATTTCGGTTGTTAAAGCTGAGCAGCTCTCTGCATTAATCTAAAATCTAACGGATGCTGCCACTCCTATGAAGatatataatcatataatcaAAGGGTTTTGGTTtaagtttatttatgtttgttttgtctgatcATCATTGATATACgtcatgtatatataaatatgtttacCTCTACATTCTGTAGTGTTGTGTGCCTGTGTtgttagggttttttttgtttgtttttgactgtagtggtgtttttgttattgtcattgttgttgaaTGTAACTATGCACTGCGATGTTTAGATGCACATGTGTTGTGTGGACTCCAGGAAGAATAGCTGTGGCTATGGCCCCAGCTAATGGAGATGCCAATACATCATAAATCATAAAGTGGATTGTGCCAAAACGTTCCCGTCTCATTACCAAGCAAGTGACACTGTGTGCTGTATTCATCTCAGCTTTTATGAGtgtgtatataattattttgtgactgAGTGCAGAAGTTAATGTTTACTCACTCTTTTCTTCCAGCTGCTATCACTGAAGGTAAATCAAATATTACTGTACCTTGCTTTTGTTCTATGGTAGGTGGTAGTTGTGAAGGTGCTGTAGTGAATTGGGTGATGACGGGTGCTGAGGTCACAGCAACGTAGGTGGGCGTCTCTTGAGACAGGGGAGGGTAGATCTGCTGCTGCCCCTCTTGGTTGTACGGAGGAGGTCGTCCATTGTCGTACTGGAACCCTTTGTTGTCATAGGCGGACTCAATCCCCTACAGATAAAGAACAGAGTGAGGTAATGAGGTACAAATCAGAAATACTACATtcataaaatgatataaaaggttgacaaaatacataaagtgtgtgtatgaaatAAGTGAGTCACACCGAGTTTACCTGATTATTACTCATATTGATACTGGTCGTGCTGCGTGAGCTGGAAAACTGTCACTCCTGGAAAAACGCTTCTGTGTCAAATATGAGGAAAGTACTgctcataatgtgaaatttattttataaaatgtgatacaaaatacatcaaatatTAAGCTTTATATAACAGACTTCTTAGCAAAGTAACAAAGAGCTTACCACACTGTCAAATGTTATCAAATACAGCATAGACCATACATACAACTACAACATTCTAAACTAATGAACTTTGACTCAGTAAGCTGTCGAATTAAAGCAAACAGAACATGTTACAAATATTTACAATACTTACAAATACTACAAATATATCTAAACTCACATTACCTGAGAGGCTGTTTTGTGAACACATTTATAGACACATTTCACACCGTCTCTGCTTACCTTGAAATTCCCACAAATTCCTTCAGCTCTCAAACTCGATGTGTTCCTCCACTCCCCGATTCACTCTGTGGTCCGAGTCCACTCCAACTCTCAGTGTAATCAAGAGTCACAACCACACCTTCTTTTACTGTGTGCACAAGCCAACCTGTTACACATCACTTTATCACATTTGACTCAAGCAAACGCCAAGGTCAACAGCACTAATACTCATTAGTAACTGCCCTCAAGATAAAGGgagtaagattaaaaaaaaaaaaaaaactcacacagcAGTCATTTTTGATGGTGAAAAATTTtgagaaattaaaaatatgCTCTAATCTCTGCCGTAACAACCTCAAAATCACTAGTCATTTCCAGAATATGTATCAAGCAGATCAAATATTCTCTAGCAACCTATTAAAAGCCATGCTGTGATTGAGAAACACAGGCGGAAAGCAGTCCTTACGTGTCGTGTGACGTACAGCTGTTATTCACATGGAGCACTATCAGGATGAAAAAATGTTCCAGGAAGATCATAAATCAGGATAAGTTTGGTTCTATTGCATGCTATTGTCCACGCTCGGTTTCAAAGAGAAGCTCGCCAGAGCTGTTTAATCAGTAACATCCAGACAAATGGCCAAGCTGACGAGCAAATAGTGATGGCTAAAAGACTTTTAGACCTCGTTAATACTTAACTAAAGTGTTTCACAGCGTTAACTGGCaggaaaagagggaggaaaagaagacATAATATCCCAATAAAAGAATGGAAAAGTCATAATGTTCCACTGAGTCACAATGACTCTATGATagtctaaaaaaacaacaacattgtacAACTATAtcaacattaaataacatttaattccTGAATTACTGAGTATTGTATAGATTGTATAGAAATTGACTCATGGGGTGATTggacaatacaatacaaacttGACATtacaaaaagaataataatcttTACAAGGCTGTCTTGAGGCATGATTACAGTATATGAAACAATAGCAAActttacatgtacagtaaaatgaTAAGCACTCATGCAGCATGTTTATTGATATCAGTATTAACATGATCATGGAACAGGAATGCCCCGTCACCATCAGTAACCATATAGTTGACAAGGTTGGGCGCTATCTCCACTAAAGCTAAAGATATTCTTTGACCAGAGCAAGATTACAACTGAGAAGTTGCcaaataataagaaaacaaatcatCATTTTACCACATTTTGTGCAAATTGGTTCAGAAATGTAGATTAAAATACCACCTCTTTGGCAAAGAGAGTGATCAATGATGTGTTCTGGTTtctaactattttgataatcgattaattggtttgattTCAGCTTAACcctcctgctgccttgtgtgggtCAGTTTGACGGAGGAAGCAGGAGGGTTAAGTTCTTATCCTACgattataaatgtgaaattttctAGTTTTTCTTACTCCTCTAGGTCACAGACATTTTAGCATGGTTACAGTAGGAAAATCACagatgtaaatatttaaattaggATTGTGCAGGCAGCACTTACTTGTACTCGGGGAGcaggtgccttgctcaggggcagcCCAACCCTTGGTCCTTCCCAGGATTGAACCAGCAATattccagttacaagcccaattcctctCCTCTTGGCCATGGTCTGCCTATGATGGCTCACGTCcactgttaaaaatgtcaaCTGAATATCATTGTAGACCAAACAAGACTTTAAACAATGTTGTCATTTAGAGCTTTGAGACAAACtgatatctgatttttttttttttttttggagcaaacaacaaacacattaatgaaGAAAAGAATCACCCAACTTACCAATAATGAGAATAGTCATTAGTTGCAGGCCAAGGCCACAAAAACTTACTCCGTCAAGCTGAATTGTGTCCACTACAACAAGTAGagcatttaaaataacaagGGAAATAGCAGCATCTAGAGGCCAATTTGAAAATTACAGTTCCAGCTCAATATGACTGTGATTCAAGTTTCAGAGGAAGCAGAAATAGCAAAGCCTACATTTTCCACCGGTCAAACTTTTCAATCATTATCATGCGGAAAACATTAACGTCAATAAGTATCAACAAAACAATAGTGCTTTCATGAAAATAACAGTATTTATTCAACCATTTCAATACAgacttaaatattaataaatctttttccacaaacaaaagGAGCCTTTAACATTGGAGTGATGTTTGCTGTAACAAATTTAGTAGTAAAAGGGAGCTTACATGTGTCCTAGCTGTTGGAACTGCAAGATCAACAAACACTAGTTCACATATGTAACAGGGACAGAAAGCTCTCAAGTTTCCTACAATTTCTGGATGATGATCGATGAAGCTCCACCGCCACCGTTGCAGATGCCTGCTAGACCGTACTGACCCGATGTCAGATTGTGCACCATGTGACCAACAATTCTCGCCCCAGACATCCtgacaaagaaaagacagaaggaTCCACATTTTGATGACTTGAGACACATCTTTATGATCACAGTGGGTTCCTAAAAGGGCTGCCACTCACTACAAAGTGCAAAGTACAAGGTAAATATCAGCGAACATTGTCACCATCATTATCATCGTCACACTTCACTATCCCACTAAGGGAAATCTGATTGAttgatcattaaaaaacaaaagaacgaatgaaaaaaaaaaaaaaaaaaaaaaaaaaagaggaacttATATAATACTACAACATAAAAATCAcaagtgcaaattcagcaatAAATTATTGTTGACAAAAGAGACAATACCTGGTTGCTCTCCGAGTAAAAACCTCAGCATCTACAAGCTGAAGGTCGGAGCTCAAACTTCAAGATGATCAGGATGATCGTGGTGATGTGGTAATATGGTTTAATGGTATGCAGGGTTCCCAcgccttggttgacatcaaattcaaagactttccttgaccaattccctcaaattcaaggaccaaatgagctgacacagcttaagatagaaggggcaacttgtaagagccaaCTTTCTCCATTTTCCCTGCCATTTTCTCGTCCTTGTTCGCTTGTTTATGCATACACTTGAGTAAACGTaattatgggtagtatattcaatttctgacaaTAAAACCTCCTATATGGACACTCTGCACCTTTAGGTCGTCAATATTAAGTGATAAGACGCTCATGATGTTATGGGTTTGCTTTGATTTCAGGCCAATATTGTCAATATACTGGAAAAAGATACAATTTCTGGGTCATTTGTCTGATTTGCTTTATTAATTACAGCTGATTATTTTGTTTGCAAGTTGTTcagtttgaagaaaaaaaaaatctaaattatcTAACCTTTATCTCAACATCACAGAGCAATGTAAGTGATAAAGGAAACCAGACATGTTCTTTAGAGCAGTTTTTCCTCAAGCGTGGTCGCGGGGAAGTCTCCACACTCTAACACatctgattcaaataaatgggtagTTAATAGgattctgcagagcttgatgacgagctgaccgtttgaatcaggtgtgttagagcagTGGGTGCCCAGGACCAACCCTGTTTGAGAAGACAGGATCATTTGTTCCTCATGTGAACTCGGGTATACCTAGGAGAAGCTGaagcttttgtttcttttccctTCATTCCAGCTCAAGTCCCTGATTCTTAAATAACAAACAGTTGGTCTGTGTCAGTCTCTGCTCCTTACCCGATTGGATGTCCCAGGGACACAGCTCCACCGTTGACATTGACTTTTGCTGGGTCAATGTCCAACATTTTGATGTTGGCCAGCACGACAACACTGAAGGCCTCGTTGATCTCCCACATGGCGATATCGTCCTTCTTCAGCCCCGCTGCGTCCAGCAcctgacacacattcacacacatggaGTTAGTATTACAGCTGCACACACGGGACACAGTGGAGTTGAGAGCAAATGAAGCTCCTCTTTTATATTTGGTAAAAAAGGTGTCATAGCACAGATCCCTGGAGGCAGCTCACAGAAAAGCAcctgatcattattattattattattattattattaccggACCCACCTTTGGTACAGCATATGCAGGAGCGATTGGGAAATCAATGGGTGCAACTGCAGCATCTGCAAAGGCTGCATGgacaaaacatgaacataatcTAGTTACAACAATatcacaaatgtaaataatacatgtaaataaatacataataaaggTTTTGAAAGTAGTTAATAAAAGAATTTGGTGTTTTTTGCCATAGTAATAAACTTATCTGCAATAAAGTGTGctgtgaggtcacagtgaccttgacctATGACATTTGATCATCAAAATCTCCCCGTTTGTATTGTAGTGAATGCTTGAGCTAATTATTACGTTGAAGGCCAGac from the Solea solea chromosome 4, fSolSol10.1, whole genome shotgun sequence genome contains:
- the tmprss2 gene encoding transmembrane protease serine 2 yields the protein MSNNQGIESAYDNKGFQYDNGRPPPYNQEGQQQIYPPLSQETPTYVAVTSAPVITQFTTAPSQLPPTIEQKQGKKKCPCSYIVCAVLCVLVVLAVIGTLLWYFLFHQCLIGKSCRPGGKCLSLSQWCDGTRDCPQGEDETHCLRLKGTDSILESYSTDSDMWLPVCADSWNNDFGKTVCEQIGYMSRDYVAYSKISTSSPNGYMTLQYGSDPDLPFKPQLVYSASCYSSAVALTCIECGKSSAAPSSRIVGGTEAKSGAWPWQVSLQINRQHLCGGSIISPYWILSAAHCFQRYNSAYNWRVYAGGVSLRSMTSGKSVQKIINHENYDPDTHDNDIALLRLSSPLTLSSTVKPVCLPNAGVSLTAERQAWITGWGALRVSGSTPDRLNQAQVTIYSEETCNRQSVLSGKVTESMFCAGKLAGGVDTCQGDSGGPLVAKEGNLWWLAGDTSWGYGCALKNKPGVYGNVTYFLNWVYGQMQND